A region of Streptomyces sp. WMMC500 DNA encodes the following proteins:
- a CDS encoding HAD family hydrolase — protein sequence MSPKAVLFDFSGTLFRIEPAERWLRAALGAAGVAADDAACTRYAAALERAGALPGGAFPERVPEWLDEMWRTRDRGAERHRAAYTALARLVPLPWPDAVYDALYERHMAPAAWEPYPDAAAVLRGLRERDVRVGVVSNIGWDLRPVFRAHGLDAYVDAYTLSCEHGVQKPDPRLFRAACEALGQAPQDVLMVGDDRRADGGAAALGCGYFPVDHLPAGERPDGLRPVLGLVG from the coding sequence ATGAGTCCCAAGGCCGTGCTCTTCGACTTCTCCGGGACGCTGTTCCGCATCGAGCCCGCGGAGCGCTGGCTGCGCGCCGCGCTCGGCGCCGCGGGCGTGGCCGCCGACGACGCCGCGTGCACGCGCTACGCCGCCGCGCTGGAGCGCGCCGGCGCACTGCCGGGCGGCGCGTTCCCCGAGCGCGTACCGGAGTGGCTGGACGAGATGTGGCGGACCCGGGACCGCGGCGCGGAACGGCACCGGGCCGCGTACACGGCCCTGGCCCGGCTGGTTCCGCTGCCGTGGCCGGACGCGGTGTACGACGCGCTGTACGAGCGGCACATGGCGCCGGCGGCGTGGGAGCCGTACCCCGACGCGGCGGCCGTGCTGCGCGGGCTGCGGGAGCGCGACGTGCGGGTGGGGGTGGTGAGCAACATCGGCTGGGACCTGCGGCCGGTGTTCCGCGCGCACGGCCTCGACGCATACGTGGACGCGTACACGCTGTCCTGCGAGCACGGGGTGCAGAAGCCGGACCCGCGGCTGTTCCGGGCCGCGTGCGAGGCGCTGGGGCAGGCGCCGCAGGACGTGCTGATGGTCGGCGACGACCGCCGCGCCGACGGCGGCGCCGCGGCCCTGGGCTGCGGCTACTTCCCGGTGGACCACCTGCCCGCCGGCGAACGCCCGGACGGCTTGCGGCCGGTGCTGGGGCTCGTCGGCTGA
- a CDS encoding phosphatase PAP2 family protein — protein MTAAAPRHPSPALRTTAAVLTLLSALLTALVAATWQPLTDTDRSVARRLHSAAVSEPGWTRANRVLTDWVWDPATMRLLILAVILWLLWRGARRLPLWLAGAVAVGWVLQYGMKAAVGRDRPKWSDPVDSASHAAFPSGHAMTVALVCGLLLWVLGRADGVPPGLRYAAWTAAAVSVAGVCFTRVWLGVHWLSDVVGGTLMGAAVAAITAVAYGARAPAAREDRVEVRG, from the coding sequence GTGACAGCCGCCGCGCCGCGCCACCCCTCCCCCGCCCTGCGCACCACCGCCGCCGTCCTCACGCTGCTGAGCGCCCTGCTCACGGCTCTGGTGGCCGCCACCTGGCAGCCGTTGACGGACACCGACCGGAGCGTCGCGCGGCGACTGCACTCGGCCGCCGTGTCGGAACCCGGCTGGACGAGGGCGAACCGGGTGCTGACCGACTGGGTCTGGGACCCCGCGACGATGCGCCTGCTGATCCTGGCCGTGATCCTCTGGCTGCTGTGGCGCGGCGCGCGGCGGCTGCCGCTGTGGCTGGCCGGCGCGGTCGCGGTGGGCTGGGTGCTGCAGTACGGCATGAAGGCGGCGGTCGGCCGCGACCGGCCGAAGTGGAGCGACCCGGTCGACTCCGCCTCGCACGCCGCGTTCCCCTCCGGGCACGCCATGACCGTCGCGCTGGTCTGCGGGCTGCTGCTGTGGGTGCTGGGCCGCGCGGACGGCGTGCCGCCGGGCCTCAGGTACGCCGCGTGGACGGCGGCGGCCGTGTCGGTGGCGGGCGTGTGCTTCACCCGGGTGTGGCTCGGGGTGCACTGGCTGAGCGACGTGGTGGGCGGGACCCTGATGGGCGCCGCGGTCGCGGCGATCACGGCGGTGGCGTACGGCGCGAGGGCACCGGCCGCGCGCGAGGATCGGGTGGAGGTCCGCGGATGA
- a CDS encoding M56 family metallopeptidase, with the protein MVIPLTLLAIAALVAAVAPRLLTRAAWAEREPVLALWVWQCVVAAVLLCCGLAMSLSAAVAWAQVHSGVFAPAPAAVRDAYGDATGAPWAAALAVALAAGGLWTAVMFVREVRTSRAQHRRRREELRRRAPLLPGEDTGAEPLVVLEGERPDAWWLPGRQAAQLIITTAALRRLKKRQLDAVLAHEQGHSRARHHWLQHCAGALAGVPRMPVFRAFRDEVHRLCELAADDVASRRFGRMTFATALVELNEERGVFGPGPGHGHHAHLPQRVDRLLAAAPRFTPARRLRLTVAALAAPAVPLLVAFGPGLSALT; encoded by the coding sequence ATGGTGATCCCGCTCACGCTGCTGGCCATCGCCGCCCTCGTCGCCGCGGTCGCGCCCCGGCTGCTGACCCGCGCCGCGTGGGCGGAGCGCGAGCCGGTGCTGGCGCTGTGGGTGTGGCAGTGCGTCGTCGCCGCAGTGCTGCTGTGCTGCGGGCTCGCCATGTCCCTGAGCGCCGCCGTGGCCTGGGCGCAGGTGCACAGCGGGGTCTTCGCCCCGGCGCCGGCCGCGGTGCGGGACGCGTACGGCGACGCGACCGGCGCCCCGTGGGCCGCGGCGCTCGCCGTGGCGCTGGCGGCGGGCGGGCTGTGGACGGCCGTGATGTTCGTCCGCGAGGTCCGTACCTCCCGCGCGCAGCACCGCCGGCGCCGCGAGGAACTGCGCCGCCGGGCGCCGCTGCTGCCCGGCGAGGACACCGGCGCCGAGCCGCTGGTGGTGCTGGAGGGCGAGCGGCCCGACGCCTGGTGGCTGCCCGGCCGGCAGGCCGCCCAGCTCATCATCACCACGGCCGCGCTGCGCCGGCTGAAGAAGCGCCAGCTCGACGCGGTGCTCGCGCACGAGCAGGGGCACAGCCGGGCGCGCCACCACTGGCTGCAGCACTGCGCGGGCGCGCTCGCCGGCGTGCCGCGCATGCCCGTCTTCCGGGCGTTCCGCGACGAGGTGCACCGGCTGTGCGAACTGGCCGCCGACGACGTCGCCTCGCGCCGCTTCGGCCGGATGACGTTCGCCACCGCGCTGGTCGAACTCAACGAGGAGCGCGGCGTGTTCGGCCCCGGCCCCGGCCACGGTCACCACGCCCACCTCCCGCAGCGCGTCGACCGGCTGCTGGCGGCGGCGCCGCGCTTCACCCCGGCCCGCCGGCTGCGGCTGACCGTCGCCGCGCTGGCGGCGCCCGCCGTACCCCTGCTCGTCGCATTCGGCCCGGGGCTCAGCGCGCTCACGTAG
- a CDS encoding DUF5134 domain-containing protein yields MHGPPLVGLLLTALCAAVGGLCLLRMRAVAAEERRGAAGDALMGLGMAAMALPAGLPGPAAWTAGAFAAVFGAAFLRALLPLRAAGHHLHHAIGALAMVYMAVAMAAADHGGHAAAGLPAVTAGLLAYFVLYVLHGGLRPVAAGAAGPPRTGGAGPGADGGGGWAVRPELAGACRVCMAAGMVAMLLAL; encoded by the coding sequence ATGCACGGACCGCCGCTCGTCGGCCTGCTGCTGACCGCGCTGTGCGCGGCCGTCGGCGGGCTCTGTCTGCTGCGGATGCGGGCCGTCGCCGCCGAGGAGCGGCGCGGCGCCGCCGGGGACGCGCTCATGGGGCTGGGGATGGCGGCGATGGCGCTGCCCGCGGGGCTGCCGGGGCCGGCGGCGTGGACGGCGGGCGCGTTCGCGGCGGTGTTCGGGGCCGCGTTCCTACGGGCCCTGCTGCCGCTGCGCGCGGCGGGGCACCATCTGCACCACGCGATCGGCGCGCTGGCGATGGTGTACATGGCGGTGGCGATGGCCGCGGCGGACCACGGCGGGCACGCCGCCGCCGGGTTGCCGGCCGTCACCGCGGGGCTGCTGGCGTACTTCGTGCTCTATGTGCTGCACGGGGGCCTGCGGCCGGTCGCCGCGGGGGCGGCGGGTCCGCCGCGGACGGGCGGGGCCGGTCCCGGCGCCGATGGCGGTGGCGGCTGGGCGGTGCGGCCGGAGCTGGCGGGCGCGTGCCGGGTCTGCATGGCGGCGGGCATGGTCGCGATGCTCCTCGCCCTCTGA
- a CDS encoding glycerophosphodiester phosphodiesterase family protein: MSFLTIGHRGLMGVEPENTLRSFVRADREGMDAIELDLHLSKDGHLVVMHDPDVDRTTDGQGPVADFTLAELRELDAGQGERIPTFDEVVEAVKGRLQVEIKDVAAAKALAEAMTAHDLVGRVEVLSFHDEALAEMRQLLPEVPRVLVASHYGLGVVERAREVGAGMLSLNIRRLTLELADRAHEAGLNVIAWTVNTPEELKLARGLGLQGVVTDFPGMKHSVRFTA; encoded by the coding sequence GTGTCATTTCTGACCATCGGTCACCGCGGGTTGATGGGCGTCGAGCCGGAGAACACGCTCCGCTCCTTCGTTCGCGCGGATCGCGAGGGCATGGACGCCATCGAACTCGACCTGCATCTGAGCAAGGACGGCCACCTGGTCGTCATGCACGACCCCGACGTGGACCGCACGACGGACGGCCAGGGCCCCGTCGCCGACTTCACCCTCGCCGAGCTGCGCGAGCTGGACGCCGGCCAGGGCGAGCGCATCCCGACCTTCGACGAGGTCGTCGAGGCGGTGAAGGGCCGGCTGCAGGTCGAGATCAAGGACGTCGCCGCGGCGAAGGCCCTCGCCGAGGCCATGACCGCACACGACCTCGTCGGCCGGGTCGAGGTGCTGTCGTTCCACGACGAGGCGCTGGCGGAGATGCGGCAACTGCTGCCCGAGGTGCCGCGGGTGCTGGTCGCCAGCCACTACGGGCTCGGGGTGGTCGAGCGCGCCCGCGAGGTCGGTGCGGGAATGCTGTCGCTGAACATCCGCCGGCTGACGCTGGAGCTGGCGGACCGCGCACACGAGGCGGGGCTGAACGTCATCGCCTGGACCGTCAACACCCCCGAGGAGCTGAAGCTCGCCCGCGGCCTGGGGCTGCAGGGCGTCGTCACGGACTTCCCCGGGATGAAGCACTCGGTGCGCTTCACCGCCTGA